From a region of the Tenggerimyces flavus genome:
- a CDS encoding FAD-binding and (Fe-S)-binding domain-containing protein: protein MSSERIQTALAAALEGEVRVDPFTLHLYSSDASMYAIEPLAVAFPKHTRDVQRIVQVAGERGVPVLPRGAGTSLAGQTVGRAIVVDFSRHLNQVLSVDADAGTALVQPGVVQDQLNRHARKVGLTFGPDTSTSNRATIGGMIGNNSAGSHSVRYGSTIDHVRALDVVLADGRQAHLAPGGDDPLSAGVADILRRHEAALAGFPPFWRHSGGYRLDRAAGDLTKLVVGSEGTLAIVTEAEVGLVPRPTARAIAVGHFSSTPAAIAATTDALAFDAASVELIDSTILELSYQRLEYASLGTILQGTPAALLFVEFFGDSQAEVAGRVEELATTWAANKHGYHTLRAVTAEQQASVLKVRRASLGLLMAASVGTRRPLAFVEDTAVPPDVLVPYVEDFAAILNRYGMEAGFYGHCSVGCLHIRPFVDLRQAGEVTKLRAVAEEIAELAMRYGGVNSSEHGDGLVRSAFNRKQFGPELYEAMREVKRLFDPDNRLNPGKIVDAPELTEHLRDPALPPAPKIPTQLSFASTSGLHGAADRCMNIGVCRKDDSGVMCPSYMATREEEHSTRGRANALVKALSSPDPRAALGDDRLHEILDLCLECKACKSECPLGVDMASMKSEALSQRHELHGTPLRSRVFGAIRTLNRLGSTFAPLANASLRWRPIRAALDRWLGISRNRPLPRFERRNLQRWFRRRAAPASAERGEVVLLADSFTTYSEPGIGRAAVELLERAGFAVRLVGNGCCGRSSISKGLLRQAKAHAQGMVDTLWPYVERNLPIVGVEPSCLLTLRDEYASLLPDDSRVPRLAEAAKLVPEVLLSAMEDGALPLAADSPVSGRRIVLHGHCHEKAVVGTAATRSLLERIPGAEVVELDAGCCGMAGSFGFESEHYELSMKIGGLRLFPALTAEPPDTLVAATGVSCRQQIAHGAGRTASHPVQLVRSALLD, encoded by the coding sequence ATGAGCTCGGAGCGCATCCAGACCGCGCTTGCGGCCGCGCTCGAGGGAGAGGTGCGCGTCGACCCGTTCACGCTGCATCTGTACTCGTCCGACGCCAGCATGTACGCGATCGAACCACTGGCTGTCGCTTTCCCCAAGCACACAAGGGATGTCCAGCGCATTGTGCAGGTCGCCGGCGAGCGGGGCGTGCCAGTCCTGCCGCGCGGCGCCGGGACGAGCCTCGCCGGGCAGACGGTCGGGCGGGCGATCGTCGTCGACTTCTCCCGACATCTGAACCAGGTGCTGTCGGTCGACGCCGACGCCGGGACCGCGCTCGTCCAGCCCGGCGTCGTCCAGGATCAGCTGAACCGGCATGCCCGCAAGGTCGGCCTGACGTTCGGCCCAGACACGTCGACGAGCAACCGGGCAACGATCGGCGGCATGATCGGCAACAACTCCGCCGGCAGTCACTCGGTGCGGTACGGCTCGACGATCGACCACGTACGGGCGCTCGACGTGGTGCTCGCCGACGGCCGTCAAGCTCACCTTGCCCCCGGCGGGGACGACCCGCTCAGCGCCGGTGTCGCCGACATCCTGCGCCGGCACGAGGCTGCCCTGGCGGGGTTTCCGCCGTTCTGGCGACACTCCGGTGGCTACCGGCTCGACCGCGCTGCCGGCGATCTGACCAAGCTGGTCGTCGGATCCGAGGGCACGCTCGCGATCGTCACCGAAGCTGAAGTGGGGCTGGTGCCGCGGCCCACCGCGCGGGCGATCGCGGTCGGGCACTTCTCCTCCACACCGGCGGCGATCGCTGCCACGACCGACGCGCTGGCGTTCGACGCCGCGTCGGTCGAGCTGATCGACTCGACGATCCTCGAGCTGTCGTACCAGCGGCTGGAGTACGCGTCGCTCGGCACGATCCTGCAGGGCACTCCCGCGGCGTTGCTGTTCGTCGAGTTCTTCGGCGACTCGCAGGCCGAAGTCGCCGGCCGGGTTGAGGAGCTGGCCACGACCTGGGCGGCGAACAAGCATGGCTACCACACGCTGCGGGCGGTCACGGCCGAGCAGCAGGCGTCCGTACTGAAGGTGCGGCGGGCCAGCCTCGGGCTGCTGATGGCGGCGAGCGTCGGTACCCGGCGGCCGCTCGCGTTCGTCGAAGACACGGCCGTTCCGCCGGACGTGCTGGTGCCGTACGTCGAGGACTTCGCCGCGATCCTCAACAGGTACGGGATGGAAGCCGGATTCTACGGGCACTGCTCGGTCGGCTGCCTGCACATCCGCCCGTTCGTCGACCTCCGGCAGGCGGGCGAGGTGACGAAGCTTCGTGCCGTCGCCGAGGAGATCGCCGAGCTGGCGATGCGGTACGGCGGCGTGAACTCCAGCGAGCACGGCGACGGGCTGGTGCGGTCGGCGTTCAACCGCAAGCAGTTCGGGCCCGAGCTGTACGAGGCCATGCGCGAGGTCAAGCGGCTGTTCGATCCCGACAACCGGCTGAACCCGGGGAAGATCGTCGACGCACCCGAGCTGACCGAGCATCTGCGTGATCCGGCGTTGCCACCAGCACCGAAGATCCCGACCCAGTTGAGCTTCGCGTCCACGAGCGGACTGCACGGGGCCGCCGATCGGTGCATGAACATCGGCGTCTGCCGCAAGGACGACTCCGGCGTGATGTGCCCTTCGTACATGGCGACGCGCGAGGAGGAGCACTCAACGCGCGGCCGGGCGAACGCGTTGGTCAAGGCGCTCTCCTCACCCGACCCACGTGCGGCCCTCGGCGACGACCGACTGCACGAGATTCTCGATCTCTGCTTGGAATGCAAGGCCTGCAAGTCGGAGTGCCCGCTCGGTGTCGACATGGCGTCGATGAAGAGCGAGGCCCTGTCGCAGCGACACGAGCTGCACGGGACGCCGTTGCGGTCCCGGGTGTTCGGCGCGATCCGTACGCTCAACCGGCTCGGCTCGACGTTCGCGCCGTTGGCCAACGCATCGCTTCGCTGGCGCCCGATTCGGGCGGCGCTGGATCGCTGGTTGGGGATCTCGCGGAACCGTCCGCTGCCGCGGTTCGAGCGACGCAACCTGCAGCGCTGGTTCCGTCGCCGCGCGGCTCCGGCCAGCGCCGAGCGGGGCGAGGTCGTGCTGCTCGCGGACTCGTTCACGACGTACTCCGAGCCCGGCATCGGCCGCGCCGCGGTGGAGCTGCTCGAGCGGGCCGGCTTCGCCGTTCGCCTGGTGGGAAACGGCTGTTGCGGCCGGTCGAGCATCTCCAAGGGCCTGCTCCGGCAGGCGAAGGCCCATGCGCAAGGCATGGTTGACACCTTGTGGCCGTACGTCGAACGAAACCTACCGATCGTCGGCGTCGAACCCTCGTGCCTGTTGACACTGCGGGACGAGTACGCGAGTTTGCTGCCCGACGACTCACGCGTGCCTCGGTTGGCCGAGGCGGCGAAGCTCGTTCCCGAGGTGTTGCTCTCCGCGATGGAGGACGGCGCGCTCCCGTTGGCCGCGGACTCACCCGTCAGCGGCCGGCGGATCGTTCTGCACGGCCACTGCCACGAGAAGGCGGTCGTCGGAACGGCGGCGACGCGTTCGCTGCTCGAACGCATTCCCGGCGCCGAGGTGGTCGAGCTGGACGCCGGGTGTTGTGGCATGGCCGGCTCGTTCGGATTCGAGTCGGAGCACTACGAGCTGTCCATGAAGATCGGTGGCCTGCGCCTGTTCCCCGCGCTGACCGCCGAACCTCCCGACACGCTGGTCGCCGCCACCGGGGTCTCGTGTCGTCAACAGATAGCGCACGGCGCTGGTCGTACGGCCAGTCATCCGGTCCAACTCGTTCGTTCGGCCTTATTGGACTAG
- a CDS encoding pyridoxal-phosphate-dependent aminotransferase family protein produces MTTRSGRHFLQIPGPTNVPERVLRALSRPTIDHRGPEFASLALDVLDRLKSIFQTAGPVVVYPSSGTGAWEAALVNTLSPGDRVLAFETGHFATLWRDLAVNLGLQVDFVPGDWRHGADPSLVADHLRDDTKAVMVVHNETSTGVRSRIPEVRAAMADHPALLMVDTISSLGSMDYRHDEWGVDVTVGCSQKGLMLPPGLGLNAVSAKALAAREQGRLPRAYWDWGPILQANERGFFPYTPPTNLLYGLQVALDLLLDEGLPNVFARHDRHAEATRRAVRGWGLEVLCADEREYSSSLTAIVVPEPHDADAVRELILDRYDLSLGTGLGRLAGRVFRIGHLGDLNDLTLAGTLAGVQLGLTAAGVPIEKGGLDAALDSLA; encoded by the coding sequence GTGACGACGCGCAGTGGACGACACTTCCTGCAGATCCCTGGGCCCACGAACGTGCCGGAACGCGTGCTGCGCGCGCTGTCCCGGCCGACGATCGACCACCGCGGTCCGGAGTTCGCTTCACTCGCGCTCGACGTCCTCGACCGGCTGAAGTCGATCTTCCAGACGGCCGGGCCGGTGGTCGTCTACCCGTCGTCGGGTACGGGGGCGTGGGAGGCCGCGCTCGTGAACACCCTGTCGCCCGGGGACCGCGTGCTCGCGTTCGAGACCGGCCACTTCGCCACCCTATGGCGCGATCTGGCCGTCAACCTCGGCTTGCAGGTCGACTTCGTTCCGGGTGACTGGCGGCACGGCGCCGACCCGTCGTTGGTCGCCGACCATCTTCGGGACGACACGAAGGCCGTCATGGTCGTCCACAACGAGACGTCGACCGGCGTGCGCAGCCGCATCCCGGAGGTTCGTGCGGCGATGGCGGATCATCCGGCGCTGTTGATGGTCGACACGATCTCGTCGCTCGGCTCGATGGACTACCGGCACGACGAGTGGGGCGTGGACGTCACGGTCGGGTGCTCGCAGAAGGGGCTCATGCTGCCGCCCGGCCTCGGCCTGAACGCGGTGAGCGCGAAGGCTCTCGCCGCGCGCGAGCAGGGGCGTTTGCCCCGTGCCTATTGGGATTGGGGCCCGATCCTGCAGGCGAACGAGCGGGGCTTCTTCCCGTACACGCCGCCGACGAATCTCCTGTACGGGTTGCAGGTCGCGCTCGATCTGCTGCTCGACGAGGGTCTGCCGAACGTGTTCGCCCGCCACGACCGGCACGCGGAGGCGACGCGCCGGGCCGTGCGGGGTTGGGGGCTGGAGGTGCTCTGCGCGGACGAGCGGGAGTACTCGAGCTCGCTCACCGCGATCGTCGTGCCTGAGCCGCACGACGCCGATGCCGTGCGAGAGCTGATCCTCGACCGGTACGACCTGTCGCTCGGCACGGGACTCGGCAGGCTGGCCGGGCGAGTGTTCCGGATCGGGCATCTCGGCGACCTCAACGACCTCACGCTCGCGGGCACGTTGGCTGGTGTCCAGCTGGGCTTGACGGCGGCCGGCGTACCCATCGAGAAGGGCGGACTCGACGCGGCGCTGGACTCCCTCGCATGA
- a CDS encoding IclR family transcriptional regulator has translation MQNVLNTLRVLEEVATRQPVGVGELARVLGMPKSSTQRALHTLNTAGWIRQARGEVTRWVLTTRALDVGRHATEELSLRDAGMPVLEELRARTEETIHLMVPEGDKVVLIERLQTPKAVRIVLPLGINLPLHASANGKAVLAHMQPAYIDRLMRTPLPGYTHTTITSNERLQGELAAIRRRGYATNSGEWRSDVAAVAAAVLDSDGVPVASLSISTPRTRMPEELVPTYGRHVKAAALALAARLGYARE, from the coding sequence ATGCAGAACGTTCTGAACACTCTCCGCGTCCTCGAAGAGGTCGCGACCCGGCAGCCCGTGGGCGTCGGTGAGCTGGCCCGCGTGCTCGGGATGCCCAAGAGCAGCACCCAGCGCGCGCTACACACGCTGAACACCGCGGGCTGGATCCGGCAGGCCCGCGGCGAGGTGACGCGGTGGGTGCTGACCACCCGCGCGCTCGACGTCGGCCGGCACGCGACCGAGGAGCTCTCGCTGCGCGACGCCGGCATGCCGGTGCTGGAGGAGCTGCGCGCGCGGACCGAGGAGACGATCCACCTGATGGTCCCCGAGGGCGACAAGGTCGTGCTGATCGAGCGGCTGCAGACGCCCAAGGCCGTACGCATCGTGCTGCCGCTCGGGATCAACCTCCCGTTGCACGCCTCGGCGAACGGCAAGGCGGTGCTGGCGCACATGCAGCCCGCGTACATCGACCGGCTGATGCGGACGCCCCTCCCCGGCTACACGCACACGACGATCACATCGAACGAGCGGTTGCAGGGAGAGCTGGCCGCGATCCGGCGGCGCGGGTACGCGACGAACAGCGGCGAGTGGCGCTCCGATGTGGCCGCGGTCGCGGCGGCGGTGCTCGACTCCGACGGCGTGCCGGTCGCGAGCCTGTCGATCTCGACGCCGCGGACCCGGATGCCGGAGGAGCTGGTGCCGACGTACGGCCGGCACGTCAAGGCGGCGGCGTTGGCGCTGGCCGCTCGGCTGGGGTACGCGCGTGAGTGA
- a CDS encoding dihydrofolate reductase family protein, with protein sequence MSDRPYVLVSCAMSVDGFLDDASAERLILSNSDDLDRVDELRARCDAILVGANTIRRDDPRLLVRSDVRRLARVAEGLPPSPLRVTVTRSGELSPGARFFAGEAESVVFSSLSEALPALVERGVRRLLVEGGSAVLTSLFAADLVDELQLAVAPFFVGDALAPRFVGPGAFPHSARRRMRLAGVEQVGDVVVLRYLLGAMDDERWLREAIEHSRLCPPSRTAFSVGAIVVSASGEELARGYSREGDPLNHAEEAALAKLSGDLSGATIYSSLEPCSTRKSRERSCADHIEAAGLRRVVFAWREPSLFVTGEGAERLTAAGIDVVELPALAPNVREVNAHLF encoded by the coding sequence GTGAGTGATCGCCCGTACGTGCTGGTCAGCTGCGCGATGTCGGTCGACGGGTTCCTCGACGACGCGAGTGCCGAGCGGCTCATCCTGTCGAACTCGGACGATCTGGACCGGGTCGACGAGCTGCGGGCGCGGTGTGACGCGATCCTCGTCGGCGCGAACACGATCCGGCGCGACGATCCGCGGCTGCTCGTCCGCTCGGACGTACGGCGGCTGGCGCGGGTCGCGGAGGGGCTGCCCCCGAGTCCGTTGCGGGTGACGGTCACGCGGTCGGGTGAGCTCTCTCCCGGGGCTCGGTTCTTCGCCGGGGAGGCGGAGTCGGTCGTGTTCTCGTCGCTCTCCGAGGCGCTGCCGGCGTTGGTCGAGCGGGGCGTGCGGCGGCTGCTGGTCGAGGGCGGGAGCGCGGTGCTCACGTCGCTGTTCGCTGCGGACCTGGTCGACGAGCTGCAGCTCGCGGTGGCCCCGTTCTTCGTCGGCGATGCTCTGGCTCCCCGGTTCGTGGGGCCTGGGGCGTTCCCGCACTCGGCTCGGCGCCGGATGCGGCTCGCCGGGGTCGAACAGGTCGGCGACGTCGTCGTGCTCCGGTATCTTCTCGGCGCGATGGACGACGAACGGTGGCTGCGCGAGGCGATCGAGCACTCCCGGCTGTGCCCGCCGTCGCGGACCGCGTTCTCGGTCGGCGCGATCGTCGTCTCCGCCTCGGGGGAGGAGCTCGCCCGCGGCTACTCGCGCGAAGGCGATCCGCTCAACCATGCCGAGGAAGCGGCACTCGCGAAGCTGTCCGGTGACCTTTCCGGCGCGACGATCTACTCGTCACTCGAGCCATGCTCGACCCGCAAGTCGCGCGAACGAAGCTGCGCCGACCACATCGAGGCCGCCGGCCTCCGCCGCGTGGTGTTCGCCTGGCGCGAGCCGTCCCTCTTCGTCACCGGCGAGGGCGCCGAACGCCTCACCGCCGCCGGCATCGACGTGGTCGAGCTGCCCGCCCTCGCACCGAACGTCCGCGAGGTCAACGCCCACCTCTTCTAG
- a CDS encoding lactonase family protein, with the protein MSSSDTRLVYIGSFTSPGGTGTGITLAKQAISTGELSVVDVVAESASPAFLAWHPSGQFLYAVNEVGEGAVSAYAVGDDGSLTFLGTQPTGANGPCHLTVHPTGRFLLTANYGSGAVTVHPIAATGELGDRTDLVQHKGSGPNPSRQEGPHAHHVRVDPSGTHVLAVDLGIDAVLTYVLDLDKGTLTNGSIAHTEPGAGPRHLAFAPDGHVHVANELDSTVTTFLLDPASGALAPTGVTSSLKQQPAPDDNYPSEIGISEDGRFLYVANRGLDVIGVLAVEGAVVRPVADVPTGGAWPRHLAVSGSHLYVANERSHQVTHFSLSTETGLPELVGEIAVPSPGCILPALA; encoded by the coding sequence ATGTCGTCGAGCGACACCCGCCTGGTTTACATCGGCTCGTTCACTTCGCCCGGAGGTACGGGCACCGGGATCACCCTCGCGAAGCAGGCGATCTCGACCGGCGAGCTGTCGGTCGTCGACGTCGTGGCGGAGTCCGCGTCGCCGGCGTTCCTGGCCTGGCATCCGTCCGGACAGTTCCTCTATGCCGTGAACGAGGTCGGCGAGGGCGCGGTGTCGGCGTACGCGGTCGGCGACGACGGCTCGCTCACCTTCCTCGGCACGCAGCCCACCGGCGCGAACGGTCCGTGCCACCTGACCGTGCACCCGACCGGCCGGTTCCTGCTGACCGCGAACTACGGCAGCGGGGCTGTCACCGTGCACCCAATCGCTGCGACCGGCGAGCTCGGTGACCGGACGGATCTCGTTCAGCACAAGGGATCTGGGCCCAACCCGTCGCGGCAGGAGGGTCCGCACGCGCACCACGTACGCGTCGACCCGTCGGGCACGCACGTGCTGGCGGTGGACCTCGGCATCGACGCCGTGCTGACGTACGTCCTCGACCTCGACAAGGGCACGTTGACGAACGGCTCGATCGCGCACACCGAGCCCGGCGCGGGACCGCGGCACCTGGCGTTCGCGCCGGACGGCCACGTCCATGTGGCGAACGAGCTCGACTCGACCGTGACCACGTTCCTCCTCGACCCCGCCTCCGGCGCGCTGGCTCCGACGGGCGTGACGTCGTCGCTGAAGCAGCAGCCCGCGCCGGACGACAACTACCCGTCGGAGATCGGGATCTCCGAGGACGGGCGGTTCCTGTACGTCGCGAACCGCGGCCTCGACGTGATCGGCGTGCTGGCCGTCGAGGGCGCCGTCGTACGGCCAGTTGCGGACGTCCCGACCGGCGGCGCGTGGCCGCGGCACCTCGCGGTGTCCGGCAGCCACCTGTACGTCGCGAACGAGCGCTCGCACCAGGTGACGCACTTCAGCCTGTCCACGGAGACGGGTCTCCCGGAGCTGGTCGGCGAGATCGCGGTCCCCAGCCCCGGCTGCATCCTCCCAGCCCTCGCCTGA
- a CDS encoding methylated-DNA--[protein]-cysteine S-methyltransferase has product MSNATMAVIASPVGALELRVVDGHLTRIHFAGNAPLQEGTLDDDPVLRATADQLREYFAGERTTFDVPMRLEGTAFQRMVWQLLLEIPYGETWSYGQLAKRIGPSASPRAVGAANGSNPIPVIVPCHRVIGANGKLVGYGGGLDKKVGLLELEARVRVEADFG; this is encoded by the coding sequence ATGAGCAACGCGACCATGGCCGTGATCGCCTCACCGGTCGGCGCGCTCGAGCTCCGCGTGGTCGACGGCCACCTCACCCGGATCCACTTCGCCGGCAACGCCCCGCTGCAGGAGGGCACGCTCGACGACGACCCGGTGTTGCGGGCAACGGCCGATCAGCTGCGGGAGTACTTCGCGGGTGAGCGGACGACGTTCGACGTGCCGATGCGCCTGGAGGGGACGGCGTTCCAGCGGATGGTGTGGCAGCTGCTGCTGGAGATCCCGTACGGCGAGACGTGGTCGTACGGCCAACTGGCCAAGCGCATCGGCCCTTCCGCGTCGCCGCGGGCCGTCGGTGCGGCGAACGGGTCGAACCCGATCCCGGTGATCGTCCCCTGCCATCGGGTGATCGGCGCGAACGGGAAGCTGGTCGGCTACGGCGGCGGGCTGGACAAGAAGGTCGGGTTGCTGGAGCTCGAGGCACGCGTTCGGGTGGAGGCGGACTTCGGCTGA
- a CDS encoding DNA-3-methyladenine glycosylase 2 family protein produces the protein MPGGTLDGVMPTFEQCYRAAESKDPRFDGWIYSAVTSTGIYCRPSCPAVMPKRENTRFYPTAAAAQEAGFRACRRCLPDAAPGSPEWDIRADVAARAMRLIDDGLVEREGVNGLASQLGYTTRHLGRLLTAELGAGPLALARARRAHTARLLLETTPLPITDVAFAAGFGSVRQFNDTVRTVFAATPGQVREKARRRGPTGTNGAVELRLPYRAPLEADALWQYLADRVIPGLEELDGQTYRRVLSLPHAQGVVELTPAEGHVKARLQLEDLRDLGPAAARCRRLLHLDADPAGIADVLDSDDLLGPLVRKRPGLRVPGSVDPFETAIRAIVGQQVSIAAARTVAGRLVETHGTPLSKPIGTLTHLFPTPTALAGAGVLPMPQSRTRTITGLAAAVANGDVRLDRGADRAEVRESLLSLPGIGPWTVEYIALRGLGDPDAFPGTDLGIRQALVSLGVDDNPRTIAALAERWRPLRSYAAQHLWTHLSDKGDSG, from the coding sequence GTGCCGGGTGGCACGCTCGACGGTGTGATGCCGACGTTCGAGCAGTGCTACCGCGCCGCGGAGTCGAAGGACCCGCGGTTCGACGGGTGGATCTACTCGGCCGTCACCTCGACCGGCATCTACTGCCGTCCGAGCTGTCCCGCGGTGATGCCGAAGCGCGAGAACACCCGCTTCTACCCGACCGCCGCCGCGGCGCAGGAGGCCGGCTTCCGCGCCTGCCGGCGCTGCCTCCCCGACGCCGCGCCGGGCTCGCCGGAGTGGGACATCCGCGCCGATGTCGCGGCCCGCGCGATGCGCCTCATCGACGACGGTCTGGTCGAGCGGGAGGGCGTGAACGGGCTCGCCTCGCAGCTCGGCTACACGACCCGTCACCTCGGCCGGTTGCTCACCGCCGAGCTCGGCGCCGGACCGCTCGCGCTCGCCCGGGCCCGTCGTGCGCACACCGCGCGGCTGCTGCTCGAGACGACGCCGTTGCCGATCACCGACGTGGCCTTCGCCGCCGGGTTCGGCAGCGTGCGGCAGTTCAATGACACCGTCCGTACGGTGTTCGCCGCGACGCCCGGGCAGGTGCGCGAGAAGGCGCGGCGGCGCGGCCCGACGGGCACGAACGGAGCCGTCGAGCTGCGGCTGCCGTACCGCGCGCCGCTCGAGGCCGACGCGCTCTGGCAGTACCTCGCCGACCGCGTCATCCCCGGCCTGGAGGAGCTGGACGGCCAGACCTACCGGCGTGTGCTGTCGCTGCCGCACGCGCAGGGAGTCGTCGAGCTGACGCCTGCCGAGGGACATGTCAAGGCGAGGTTGCAGCTGGAGGATCTGCGCGACCTCGGACCGGCGGCGGCGCGCTGCCGGCGGCTGCTGCACCTCGACGCCGACCCAGCGGGGATCGCCGACGTGCTCGACAGCGACGACCTGCTCGGCCCGCTGGTACGCAAGCGGCCCGGCCTGCGCGTCCCCGGATCGGTCGACCCGTTCGAGACCGCGATCCGCGCGATCGTCGGCCAGCAGGTGTCGATCGCGGCGGCCCGTACCGTCGCCGGCCGGCTCGTCGAGACGCACGGCACACCGTTGTCCAAGCCCATCGGCACATTGACGCACCTGTTTCCCACGCCGACGGCGCTCGCGGGGGCCGGCGTGCTGCCGATGCCGCAGTCGCGCACGCGGACGATCACCGGCCTGGCCGCGGCGGTCGCGAACGGCGACGTCCGGCTCGACCGCGGCGCCGACCGCGCGGAGGTCCGCGAGTCGCTGCTCAGCCTCCCCGGCATCGGACCGTGGACCGTCGAGTACATCGCGCTGCGCGGACTCGGCGACCCGGACGCGTTCCCCGGCACCGACCTCGGCATCCGGCAGGCACTGGTGTCCCTCGGCGTCGACGACAACCCGCGAACCATCGCCGCGCTCGCCGAGCGCTGGCGCCCGCTGCGGAGCTACGCGGCCCAGCATCTGTGGACACACCTTTCCGACAAAGGGGACTCGGGATGA
- a CDS encoding carbohydrate kinase family protein: MLVLGGLGVDLVVRVPSLPLPSVDSAVVPPIETRVAHPATGLALAFRALSVPVVVFDAVGADPEGALVTSFFASLGVPLHTVVAPGGTRRAVNLVEPGGRRLSFYDGRPSPPPVVPESAYLPLVREARHVHVSIMDFARHALAPIRAAGVTLSTDLHDWDGVAEYHRDFARAADVVFLSTSALGDRFESTMRAILADGVVTVVVATAGADGAYLLTRAGTFLHQPAIPPQSPVVDTNGAGDAFAGGFLSRWLTGDPPERCLLAGALTGAQACTGPLSPNLMLDRETLFVSMS; this comes from the coding sequence GTGCTCGTTCTCGGCGGGCTCGGTGTCGACCTCGTCGTTCGCGTCCCCTCGCTCCCCCTGCCTTCCGTCGACTCGGCCGTCGTGCCGCCGATCGAGACACGCGTGGCGCATCCCGCGACGGGACTCGCATTGGCGTTCCGCGCTCTCTCGGTGCCGGTCGTCGTTTTCGACGCCGTCGGGGCGGATCCTGAAGGCGCGTTGGTCACTTCGTTCTTCGCGTCGTTGGGCGTTCCGTTGCACACCGTCGTCGCGCCAGGTGGAACGCGTCGTGCGGTGAACCTCGTCGAGCCGGGTGGGCGGCGGTTGTCGTTCTACGACGGTCGCCCCTCGCCGCCGCCTGTCGTGCCGGAGTCGGCGTACCTGCCGCTCGTTCGCGAGGCGCGGCATGTGCACGTGTCGATCATGGACTTCGCCCGGCACGCGCTGGCGCCGATCCGTGCGGCCGGCGTCACGCTGTCGACGGACCTGCACGACTGGGACGGAGTTGCGGAGTATCACCGCGACTTCGCGCGGGCGGCGGACGTGGTGTTCCTGAGTACGTCGGCGCTCGGCGACCGCTTCGAGTCGACGATGCGCGCGATCCTCGCCGACGGCGTCGTGACGGTGGTGGTCGCGACCGCGGGAGCGGACGGCGCGTACCTGCTCACCCGTGCCGGTACCTTCCTGCACCAGCCGGCGATCCCGCCGCAGAGTCCGGTCGTCGACACGAACGGCGCGGGCGACGCGTTCGCGGGCGGCTTCCTGTCCCGCTGGCTGACAGGCGACCCACCCGAACGCTGCCTGCTCGCCGGCGCCCTCACCGGCGCCCAGGCCTGCACCGGCCCGCTCAGCCCCAACCTCATGCTCGACCGCGAGACCCTGTTTGTCTCAATGTCCTAA